Proteins from a single region of Dama dama isolate Ldn47 chromosome 14, ASM3311817v1, whole genome shotgun sequence:
- the METTL13 gene encoding eEF1A lysine and N-terminal methyltransferase encodes MNLLPKSSKEFGSVDYWEKFFQQRGKKAFEWYGTYLELCGVLHKYIKPREKVLVVGCGNSELSEQLYDVGYQDIVNIDISEVVIKQMKERNASRRPRMSFLKMDMTQMEFPDASFQVVLDKGTLDAVLTDEEEKTLQQVDRMLAEVGRVLQVGGRYLCISLAQAHVLKKAVGHFSREGWMVRVHQVASSQEQLLEAEPRFSLPVFAFIMTKFRPVTGSALQIFELCAQEQGKPVRLESAERLAEAVRERQQYAWLCSQLYRKAGLGSVSLDLCNGDTGEPRYTLHVVDSPTVKPSRDNHFAIFIIPQGRETEWLFGMEEGRKQLAASAGFRRLITVALHRGQQYEGMDSIQAELSARVMELAPAGMPAQLQVPFLSVGGDIGVRIVQHQDRSPLSGDYVIEDVQGDDKRYFRRLIFLSNRNVVQSEARLLQDVSHRAQKKRKKDRKKHRPADTSEDLPAAPGQSVDKSYLCCEHHKAMIAGLALLKNPELLLETPLALLVVGLGGGSLPLFIHDHFPKSCIHAVEIDPSMLEVATQWFGFCQSDRMKVHIADGLDFITSLAEEEARPQYDVIMFDVDSKDPTLGMSCPPPAFVAQLFLQKVKSILTPEGVFILNLVCRDLGLKDSVLAGLKAVFPLLYVRRIEDEVNEILFCQLHSERKLATPELLEMARALEQTLRKPGRGWDDTYVLSDMLNTVKIV; translated from the exons ATGAATCTCTTACCTAAAAGCTCTAAGGAGTTTGGCTCCGTTGACTATTGGGAGAAGTTCTTCCAGCAGCGAGGGAAAAAAGCTTTCGAGTGGTATGGAACCTACCTGGAACTGTGCGGGGTGCTGCACAAATACATCAAGCCCAGAGAAAAG gTGCTAGTGGTTGGGTGTGGTAACTCAGAGCTAAGTGAGCAGCTGTATGATGTGGGCTATCAGGATATAGTGAATATTGACATTAGCGAGGTCGTCATCAAGCAAATGAAGGAGCGCAATGCCAGCCGACGGCCCAGGATGAGCTTCTTGAAGATGGACATGACACAGATGGAGTTCCCCGACGCCTCGTTCCAGGTGGTGTTGGACAAGGGCACCCTGGACGCTGTCCTGACGGATGAGGAGGAGAAGACCCTGCAGCAGGTGGACAGGATGCTGGCTGAGGTTGGCCGTGTCCTGCAGGTGGGCGGTCGCTACCTCTGCATCTCCTTGGCTCAGGCTCACGTCCTGAAGAAAGCAGTGGGTCACTTCTCTCGGGAGGGGTGGATGGTGAGGGTGCACCAGGTGGCCAGCAGCCAGGAGCAGCTGTTGGAAGCAGAGCCTCGGTTCTCCCTGCCTGTCTTTGCCTTCATCATGACCAAGTTCAGGCCGGTCACTGGCTCTGCCCTTCAGATCTTTGAGCTGTGTGCTCAGGAGCAGGGCAAGCCTGTGCGGCTGGAGAGTGCCGAGCGGCTGGCCGAGGCGGTGCGGGAGCGGCAGCAATATGCCTGGCTCTGCAGCCAGCTGTACCGCAAGGCCGGGCTGGGGAGTGTGTCCCTGGACTTGTGCAATGGGGACACGGGGGAGCCACGCTACACCCTCCACGTGGTGGACAGCCCCACTGTGAAACCATCGCGGGACAATCATTTTGCCATTTTCATCA TCCCCCAGGGTCGGGAGACCGAGTGGCTCTTTGGCATGGAGGAGGGCCGGAAGCAGCTGGCAGCCAGTGCTGGCTTCAGGAGGCTGATCACAGTGGCCCTTCACCGAGGTCAGCAGTATGAAGGCATGGACAGCATCCAGGCTGAGCTGTCGGCCAGAGTCATGGAGCTGGCCCCGGCTGGGATGCCCGCCCAGCTGCAG GTGCCCTTCCTGTCTGTGGGTGGGGACATTGGGGTCCGGATCGTTCAGCACCAAGACCGCAGCCCCTTGAGCGGCGACTACGTCATCGAGGACGTGCAGGGAGATGACAAGCGTTACTTCCGGCGGCTCATCTTCCTCAGCAACAGGAACGTGGTGCAGTCAGAAGCCAGGCTGCTGCAGGATGTGTCTCACAGAG CCCAGAAGAAACGGAAAAAGGACAGGAAGAAGCATCGGCCTGCTGATACCTCAGAGGACCTCCCTGCAGCTCCGGGGCAGTCTGTTGATAAGAGTTACCTGTGCTGCGAACACCACAAAGCCATGATTGCCGGCCTTGCGCTGCTGAAAAACCCGGAGCTGCTTCTAG AGACCCCCCTGGCACTGTTGGTGGTAGGCCTGGGTGGGGGCAGCCTCCCTCTCTTTATCCACGATCATTTCCCAAAGTCCTGCATCCATGCTGTGGAGATCGACCCCTCTATGTTGGAAGTAGCCACCCAGTGGTTCGGCTTTTGCCAGAGCGACCGGATGAAGGTCCACATCGCAGATGGCCTCGACTTTATAACCAGCCTGGCAGAAGAAGAAG CACGGCCTCAATACGACGTCATAATGTTCGATGTGGACAGTAAGGACCCAACTCTGGGAATGAGCTGTCCACCCCCAGCATTTGTGGCCCAGCTTTTCCTGCAGAAGGTCAAAAGCATCTTGACTCCTGAAG GTGTCTTTATCCTCAACCTCGTGTGCCGAGACCTGGGGCTAAAGGACTCAGTGCTGGCCGGGCTTAAGGCGGTGTTCCCCCTCCTGTATGTCCGGCGAATTGAGGATGAAGTCAATGAGATCTTATTCTGTCAGCTGCACTCTGAGCGCAAACTCGCTACACCAGAGCTCCTGGAAATGGCCCGGGCCTTGGAGCAGACCCTGAGGAAGCCCGGAAGGGGCTGGGATGACACGTATGTCCTGTCAGACATGCTCAACACTGTGAAGATCGTGTGA